The region TAGTTTCTTTTATTTGTCTTGAAGAAAAAAGAATGGCACCATTATTTGCAATCACATATTCACAAGTCCCTAAAAAGAACTCACCATGAAAATTAGCAGGAGAGTAGTTTAAGTTAAACCCTTCAAAGCGTTTTGTGAGTTGCCCATCAAAACACAGTACATCTTTTTCAAAATAGTCGTGTTCAACAAGAATGTCTTCAAAATGTTGCTGGATCTCCTTTTCATCGATCGCATAAAGAAATCTACCACCTTGATGTTGGAAATTATGAATAAACTCCTCGTCTAAAGGTGGTTTTTCATCGGGCATATATTTAGAACGTTCTTCATTAGAGCCCACAACGGGGTCAGAATCAGAAGTTTTCTTAAAAAGTCGTTTAAATATACTCATTGCCTATGAATAGCATTTTATGGGATTAACGTAAATATAGTTACTTAAATCAATGCTAGCAAACTATTCTTCCTCATCAGCTGGTGGAGTTTCATTTAAAATAGGTCGAGTAGAGGATTTTAAGGATACCGCTTGCTCTTTGATGAATGGTCGTTTTCCAAATATCTTTTCTAAATCATCTTTAAAGATCACTTCTTTTTCTAAAAGAATTTCAGCAAGCTGGGTGAGTTTATCTTTATTTTCTTCTAGAATTTTTATAGCACGGTGGTATTGTTCTTCAATAATCTTAGATATTTCCTCATCGATAATAACAGCTGTTTGTTCACTATAAGGCTTAGTCATTGAATATTCTTGCTGCCCGCTAGAATCGTAATAAGTAATGTTTCCAACTTTTTCATTAAGACCGTAAATGGTTACCATAGCACGAGCTTGTTTTGTAACCTTTTCAAGGTCACTTAATGCGCCTGTAGATATATTATTAAAGATTACTTTTTCTGCAGCCCTACCACCCATAGTAGCACACATTTCATCCAGCATTTGTTCTGGACGCACAATTTGTCTTTCTTCAGGCAAGTACCATGCGGCACCCAGAGATTGTCCCCGAGGCACTATAGTTACTTTAATTAATGGAGCAGCATGTTCTGTCATCCAGCTTACGGTTGCATGACCAGCTTCATGAAAAGCAATTGTTTTCTTCTCAGAAGGAGTGATTAACTTGTTTTTTTTCTCAAGCCCACCTACGATTCGGTCTACTGCGTCGAGAAAATCTTGTTTACCTACAGCTTTTTTACCATTTCTAGCGGCTATAAGAGCGGCTTCATTACAAACGTTTGCAATATCAGCTCCAGAGAATCCAGGGGTTTGTTTTGCTAGGAATACAGTGTCTAATTCATTCTCTACTTTCTTTAAAGGTCTGAGGTGTACTTCAAAGATTTCTTCTCTTTCTCTTACGTCTGGCAGGTCTACATAGATTTGTCTGTCAAAACGTCCTGCACGCATCAATGCTTTGTCAAGAATATCGGCACGGTTTGTTGCCGCTAATACGATTACATTAGTATTCGTTCCAAAACCATCCATCTCTGTCAGCAGTTGGTTCAATGTGTTTTCTCTTTCATCATTAGAGCCAGACATGTTAGACTTACCACGAGCACGGCCTATGGCGTCAATTTCATCGATAAAAATGATAGCAGGAGATTTTTCTTTTGCTTGTTTGAATAAATCACGTACTCGACTGGCACCTACACCGACAAACATTTCAACAAAGTCAGATCCACTCAATGAGAAGAACGGCACTTTTGCTTCACCAGCAACAGCTTTTGCTAGTAATGTTTTACCTGTCCCTGGAGACCCCACTAATAAAGCTCCTTTAGGAATTTTTCCACCTAGAGAGGTGTATTTTTCAGGATTTTTCAGGAAATCCACAATCTCTTGTACTTCTTCTTTTGCTCCTTCTAGTCCAGCAACATCTTTAAATGTGGTTTTAATATCAGTCTTCTGATCAAATAATTTTGCTTTTGATTTTCCGATGTTAAAAATTTGCCCGCCGCCGCCGCCAGCACCGCCACCGCTCATGCGTTTCATTAAAAATAACCAGATACCGATGATGAATACGAAGGGAAGTATGGAGATCAATAGATCTGTTATACCTTCATCTTCACGGTCAAAAACAAGTCTAGTTTCAGGACTCGATGTATTTATAGCCAGTTTTAATTGCTCTTCAAAAGATTTTGCATCACCAAATTCTACCGTGTAGTTAGGTAATTTAACTCCGCCGAATGATGGTGCTTTTGCGCTAGGTTTATATTTGGTTAGAGTAAGTGCATCTTTAGACATAAAGACCTGAGCGAGCCCTCTATTACTCACTACTACTATACTGTCTACTTCCTGATTTTCAATAGCCTTAAAAAACTCGTTATAAGTGAGCTTTTTAGTTTGATTGAAACTGTTGTTAAGTAAACTATAGCCTATAAAAAGTAAAGCAATAGGAACAATGATCCACCAAATATTAAATTTAGGTTTCCCTTGACCAGGCATTAAATTTGATTTTTTTTTGTCCTGTTCTTTATTATTGTTTTCTGACATCTTTTGTGTGTGATCTTATTAATAAGTACTTTCAATAGAGGTGAATTTTGCATCACCCCACAATTCTTCTAGGTCGTAATATTCTCTAATATGTTTTTGAAACACATGGACTACTACATTTACATAATCCATAAGAACCCATTCTGCTTGATCAGTTCCCTCTACATGCCATGCATTTTCATGAAGTTGTTTACTTACATTTCTTTGTACAGAGTTTACGATAGCGTTTACTTGCGTATTTGAGGTACCATTGCAAATAATAAAATAGCTAGTTACCGTGTTTTCTAATTCTCGTAAATCAAGTATGGTAATGTTATTTCCCTTTACATCCTCTATTCCAGATATTATTTGTGTAATAAGGGCATCGGTAGAAACTGTCTCTTTAGTCATTAAATATTTTTTGTATGCACAAATTTATTCTTTTTTTGATCTATGTTTATTAAATTACACATAAACTAACGAATAAATTTTCATTTTGAACATAGTCAAATTACATGCCACTACATCTACTAATGATGAGTTGAAATCTCGCATGCGCGAAAGCGAGCTGCCGCACCTAACAACCATCTATACTATGGAACAGACCAGAGGTAAAGGACAGCGAGGGGCGACATGGGTGTCTGAGAAAGGTAAAAACCTGACATTCAGTATATTATTAACTGAAAAAACTCAAAATCTAACACCTTTTTTAATAAATCAAATCCTTTCTGTCACTATAGTCCAATGGTTAAAAAAGGATTTACAAGTTCAAGCAAAAATTAAATGGCCTAACGACATCCTGTCAGTTCAACATAAACTTGCCGGAATTCTTATTGAAAATATATTTTTTGGAAAAGAAATAACCTATTCGGTAGTGGGTATAGGTCTTAATGTAAATCAAGAAACTTTCGAAAATTTACCCAGGGCTATTTCTTTAAAGAATATAACTGGCCGCGAGTTCGACTTAGAAAGCTTGCTTATTAATTTTTTAAAT is a window of Nonlabens sp. MB-3u-79 DNA encoding:
- a CDS encoding lactate utilization protein B/C, with product MSIFKRLFKKTSDSDPVVGSNEERSKYMPDEKPPLDEEFIHNFQHQGGRFLYAIDEKEIQQHFEDILVEHDYFEKDVLCFDGQLTKRFEGFNLNYSPANFHGEFFLGTCEYVIANNGAILFSSRQIKETKPAELPGTYVILASTSQIVESIGEGLRGIKHNSHGHIPTNITTLKNFKETAPKQEKDLMNYGAPNKRLYLLLLEDL
- the ftsH gene encoding ATP-dependent zinc metalloprotease FtsH, producing MSENNNKEQDKKKSNLMPGQGKPKFNIWWIIVPIALLFIGYSLLNNSFNQTKKLTYNEFFKAIENQEVDSIVVVSNRGLAQVFMSKDALTLTKYKPSAKAPSFGGVKLPNYTVEFGDAKSFEEQLKLAINTSSPETRLVFDREDEGITDLLISILPFVFIIGIWLFLMKRMSGGGAGGGGGQIFNIGKSKAKLFDQKTDIKTTFKDVAGLEGAKEEVQEIVDFLKNPEKYTSLGGKIPKGALLVGSPGTGKTLLAKAVAGEAKVPFFSLSGSDFVEMFVGVGASRVRDLFKQAKEKSPAIIFIDEIDAIGRARGKSNMSGSNDERENTLNQLLTEMDGFGTNTNVIVLAATNRADILDKALMRAGRFDRQIYVDLPDVREREEIFEVHLRPLKKVENELDTVFLAKQTPGFSGADIANVCNEAALIAARNGKKAVGKQDFLDAVDRIVGGLEKKNKLITPSEKKTIAFHEAGHATVSWMTEHAAPLIKVTIVPRGQSLGAAWYLPEERQIVRPEQMLDEMCATMGGRAAEKVIFNNISTGALSDLEKVTKQARAMVTIYGLNEKVGNITYYDSSGQQEYSMTKPYSEQTAVIIDEEISKIIEEQYHRAIKILEENKDKLTQLAEILLEKEVIFKDDLEKIFGKRPFIKEQAVSLKSSTRPILNETPPADEEE
- the rsfS gene encoding ribosome silencing factor, translated to MTKETVSTDALITQIISGIEDVKGNNITILDLRELENTVTSYFIICNGTSNTQVNAIVNSVQRNVSKQLHENAWHVEGTDQAEWVLMDYVNVVVHVFQKHIREYYDLEELWGDAKFTSIESTY
- a CDS encoding biotin--[acetyl-CoA-carboxylase] ligase; this translates as MNIVKLHATTSTNDELKSRMRESELPHLTTIYTMEQTRGKGQRGATWVSEKGKNLTFSILLTEKTQNLTPFLINQILSVTIVQWLKKDLQVQAKIKWPNDILSVQHKLAGILIENIFFGKEITYSVVGIGLNVNQETFENLPRAISLKNITGREFDLESLLINFLNLLKNNLRDPLGVAQEYYKYLFKYNQITSFKSSKGIFEGIVKGTDPDGKLLLQVNDKLIAFEVKELEWMY